Proteins found in one Crassostrea angulata isolate pt1a10 chromosome 3, ASM2561291v2, whole genome shotgun sequence genomic segment:
- the LOC128178860 gene encoding uncharacterized protein LOC128178860 gives MEGSALVLMTVLCFVFATEETCNDLETSCYTSLGCGNALHNYQLVCGRQLSGDTDECTEECQRALITLIARDNGYKFITCKCKKGNERYSDCDEKKRNIQVCKNILDAVERLNDTTQPINCLTAHLICDTDSTCAAALNYYHRLCGNLKDAGWCSERCNESINILYQTKYAMKLQKCKCDKTTDDFNCFELQQNTDYCLKASDLVNNRAVRYASHDNSNGSRQIGNRELILIVVVSVFLLKTLFQNM, from the coding sequence ATGGAAGGCTCAGCTTTAGTTCTGATGACTGTGTTATGTTTTGTTTTCGCCACTGAAGAAACTTGTAATGACTTAGAAACGAGCTGCTACACCAGTCTAGGCTGTGGCAATGCTCTGCACAACTACCAACTGGTCTGTGGTCGTCAGCTCTCTGGGGACACTGATGAGTGTACAGAGGAATGTCAGAGAGCCCTGATCACCCTGATAGCCAGGGATAACGGTTATAAGTTCATCACGTGTAAGTGCAAGAAAGGAAATGAAAGGTATTCCGACTGTGATGAAAAGAAGCGGAACATTCAAGTctgcaaaaatattttagacGCAGTGGAGAGACTCAACGATACCACCCAACCCATCAACTGCCTCACTGCTCATTTGATTTGCGATACGGACAGCACGTGTGCGGCTGCCCTGAACTATTACCATAGGCTTTGTGGGAATTTAAAGGATGCTGGATGGTGCTCTGAGAGATGCAATGAATCCATCAACATACTCTATCAAACAAAGTATGCAATGAAATTACAGAAATGTAAGTGTGACAAAACTACGGACGATTTCAATTGTTTTGAGCTCCAACAAAATACGGACTATTGCTTGAAAGCTTCAGATCTTGTTAACAATCGAGCTGTTCGGTATGCATCTCACGACAATTCAAATGGAAGTAGACAAATTGGAAATCGAGAACTCATACTTATTGTTGTTGTTTCAGTATTTTTGTTaaagactttatttcaaaacatgtaa